CGCCTTGAAAGGAATCTAGCGATTCGTTTCTTACGCAAAAGAGATTTTAAGGTCGTTGGCTATTTAATTACAAATCAAACACAAACAGTATTAAAGGAAAATCAATTAAATAAAGAAAGTTATTGTTAAGGGGGAAAACAGATGGAATACAACGACCAAATGAAAAACAGAGTAAAGCGCATTGAAGGACAACTTAGAGGAATTTTGAGAATGATGGAAGAAAATAAAGACTGCAAAGATGTTATTACTCAGTTGTCTGCAGCAAGAACAGCGATTGATCGGACGATTGGAGTTGTCGTCAGTTCAAATTTAGTGGAATGTGTTCGTAACGCCGAAGAAATTGGTGAGAAAAATACAGAAGAACTATTAAAAGAAGCTGTCAATCTGCTTGTAAGAAGTAGATAGAAATAAAGGGGTTGACACTCTCTTTTATTTTTAATAATATTATACCCATAGGGGTAAAGGTAAAAGGAAAATTTTTTATACAGAAAAATACCCTAATGGGTAAACAACAAGAGGAGGAACAAACATGACAGAAACAAAA
This genomic interval from Metabacillus schmidteae contains the following:
- a CDS encoding metal-sensitive transcriptional regulator, whose protein sequence is MEYNDQMKNRVKRIEGQLRGILRMMEENKDCKDVITQLSAARTAIDRTIGVVVSSNLVECVRNAEEIGEKNTEELLKEAVNLLVRSR